A genomic region of Thermodesulfobium narugense DSM 14796 contains the following coding sequences:
- a CDS encoding glycosyltransferase family 2 protein — protein MLVNYNNWYDTIECIESLFKLSYPNFQIIVVDNHSVNDSIECLKLWAEGRLDVWVNPDNPLRSLSFPPVSKPVKYTLYKDTEFESMKDLNGDGLIFIQSGYNGGFSFGNNLGIKYALKKGDADFFWFLNNDTVVDSNALSCALKIFDDDNKIGLVGSKIKYYHRTDTIQALCGCNKIIPWDNKSFRWIAFNSKDAQNFREGFEIEGALFGASMLARKECLSDAGLFDEKYFMQVEEYDFCFMVRRCGWKIFCCCKSIIYHKVGASTGYGTIKSFFGRKSLRNNFKRFLQTPCLHLRNRFYFTKKFFGTFHFYLFFIINFYLVLRLILGIIVYDDEKFKRIRFLLIAVFDGIRGKMGKPEWINS, from the coding sequence ATTCTTGTAAATTATAACAATTGGTATGATACTATTGAGTGTATTGAAAGCTTATTCAAGTTAAGCTACCCAAACTTTCAGATAATCGTAGTTGACAACCATTCGGTGAATGATTCTATTGAATGTCTAAAATTATGGGCTGAAGGAAGATTGGACGTTTGGGTAAATCCTGACAATCCCCTAAGAAGCCTTTCCTTTCCACCTGTATCAAAGCCAGTTAAATACACTCTCTACAAAGACACTGAGTTTGAAAGCATGAAAGATCTTAACGGCGATGGTTTGATCTTTATTCAATCAGGTTACAATGGAGGATTCTCTTTTGGCAACAATCTTGGCATTAAATATGCATTAAAAAAGGGCGATGCTGATTTTTTTTGGTTTTTGAATAATGACACTGTTGTGGATAGTAATGCTCTTAGTTGTGCTTTGAAAATATTTGATGATGACAATAAAATTGGCTTGGTAGGATCGAAAATAAAGTATTATCACCGTACAGATACTATTCAGGCACTATGCGGTTGCAACAAAATAATACCCTGGGACAACAAGTCTTTTAGATGGATAGCTTTCAACTCTAAAGACGCTCAAAATTTTAGAGAAGGCTTTGAAATTGAAGGTGCCTTATTTGGTGCAAGTATGCTGGCAAGGAAAGAATGCTTGAGTGATGCTGGGCTGTTTGATGAAAAATATTTTATGCAGGTTGAAGAATATGATTTTTGTTTTATGGTTAGAAGATGTGGTTGGAAGATTTTTTGTTGTTGTAAATCAATAATATATCATAAAGTTGGTGCAAGTACAGGCTATGGTACTATAAAGAGCTTTTTTGGAAGAAAGAGCTTAAGGAATAATTTTAAAAGATTTTTGCAAACTCCTTGTCTTCACTTGAGAAATAGATTTTATTTTACTAAAAAATTTTTCGGAACTTTTCATTTCTATTTATTTTTCATTATAAATTTTTATCTTGTATTAAGGCTGATACTTGGAATCATTGTCTATGACGATGAAAAATTTAAGAGAATTAGATTTCTATTAATAGCAGTTTTTGATGGAATCAGAGGGAAAATGGGAAAGCCAGAATGGATAAATTCATAG
- a CDS encoding glycosyltransferase family 9 protein, producing MNKRILIISARNFGDAIISTSLINSFGNNFSDYKIDLLTRYDFKEIFEKNPYVNEIYYSNFPMGTNKNFNFKELFRLIKIINLLSKNEYDFVLNNIGDIRENLLGKLVRSKFNISIKFDESHPFRNLIRLNNCLFTDKCISIPAEVKNIYDIQDFILSKLGCTKILPPEIYINGKDKETNKIIGIHPMASQDCKLWDFHKWEKLINILKSDYTIWIFGSNNEFSLLNKVFKAAVDEKRVFIKTTPLDEFFLNLSKCSLLIGLDSFSIHAANALGVMSIMISGANDWEIWKPKNCYVISKGRSVCKFYPCFNKPKCLNTSDEYICMKSIEVDEVLNLVNKTLC from the coding sequence ATGAATAAAAGAATTTTAATAATTTCAGCCAGAAATTTTGGCGATGCTATAATCTCTACTTCTCTGATAAACTCTTTTGGGAATAATTTTTCTGATTATAAGATTGACCTCTTGACTAGATATGATTTTAAAGAGATTTTTGAAAAGAATCCTTATGTAAATGAAATATATTATTCCAATTTTCCTATGGGCACGAATAAAAACTTTAACTTTAAAGAACTTTTTAGACTTATTAAGATTATAAACCTTTTGTCTAAGAATGAATATGATTTCGTTTTAAATAACATTGGTGACATAAGAGAGAACTTGCTTGGTAAATTAGTTAGGTCAAAATTTAATATATCAATTAAATTTGATGAATCGCATCCATTTAGAAATCTGATTAGATTAAATAATTGCTTGTTTACTGATAAGTGTATCAGCATACCCGCTGAGGTTAAAAATATTTATGATATTCAAGATTTTATTTTATCAAAGCTAGGATGTACTAAAATTTTGCCTCCAGAGATATATATAAATGGCAAAGATAAAGAAACAAATAAAATAATTGGCATTCATCCAATGGCTAGTCAGGATTGTAAATTATGGGATTTTCATAAGTGGGAAAAATTAATAAATATCTTAAAAAGCGATTATACAATTTGGATTTTTGGTTCGAATAATGAATTTTCTTTACTTAATAAAGTTTTTAAGGCTGCTGTCGATGAAAAAAGAGTTTTTATTAAGACAACCCCATTAGATGAATTTTTTTTAAATCTTTCTAAATGCTCTCTCTTAATAGGTCTTGACAGCTTCTCTATTCATGCTGCAAACGCCCTTGGAGTTATGAGTATCATGATAAGTGGGGCAAATGACTGGGAAATATGGAAACCAAAAAACTGCTATGTTATTTCAAAAGGCAGGTCTGTTTGCAAATTTTATCCGTGTTTCAATAAACCGAAATGTCTAAATACATCAGATGAGTATATATGTATGAAGTCTATCGAAGTCGATGAAGTTCTAAACCTGGTTAATAAAACACTATGCTAA
- a CDS encoding thiamine biosynthesis protein ThiS: MDKKNIEIRAFARLYKVFKDRGWDQPYILDLDREIDGYELLKILNLSEDDVEAIFINHNTCGLKEKIRPGDRVGLVPPGTPGVVRTLLGIRGAKN, from the coding sequence GTGGATAAAAAAAATATTGAAATAAGAGCTTTTGCCCGGTTATACAAGGTTTTTAAAGATAGAGGATGGGATCAACCTTATATCTTAGATCTGGACAGAGAAATTGATGGGTATGAGCTCCTTAAAATCTTAAACCTTAGCGAAGATGATGTAGAGGCTATTTTTATAAATCACAATACCTGTGGCTTGAAGGAAAAGATTAGACCAGGTGATAGAGTAGGTCTTGTGCCACCTGGAACACCAGGTGTAGTAAGAACACTGCTTGGCATAAGAGGAGCAAAAAATTAA
- a CDS encoding GtrA family protein: MNADKTFLSHKERVIRFILIGLISAAFNFLLIYIFIDLFKMNSTFLKNASNFIALVLSILFAFFLHRAWTWGDCAFEKGYKLFKQLILFYSSNTFAIVIRTVSFAFFDYFFKLNYILNVAIGIGIASLLNYVVYDKAIFKR, encoded by the coding sequence TTGAATGCTGATAAAACTTTTCTCTCGCATAAAGAAAGAGTAATCAGGTTTATCCTGATAGGCTTAATCTCTGCTGCTTTCAACTTTCTTCTGATATATATCTTTATAGATCTCTTCAAGATGAACTCTACTTTTTTAAAAAACGCTTCAAACTTTATTGCCTTGGTTTTGAGCATATTGTTTGCATTCTTCCTGCACAGGGCCTGGACCTGGGGAGACTGCGCTTTTGAAAAAGGCTACAAGCTTTTCAAACAATTAATTCTTTTCTACTCTTCCAACACATTTGCAATTGTCATCAGAACTGTTTCTTTTGCCTTCTTTGACTACTTTTTTAAATTAAACTATATATTAAACGTTGCAATTGGAATCGGAATAGCTTCACTGTTAAATTATGTAGTCTACGACAAGGCAATCTTTAAGAGATAA
- the uppP gene encoding undecaprenyl-diphosphatase UppP: MNLIHAIILGIVEGVLEFLPVSAAGNLTLVGRLLSIPSSDFIKIYEIIMQLGAVIAVLILYAKRLLVDHETIKKIIVAFIPTGIIGLLVYKLVKNFLLYNDTITVFSLIVGGIIILLVEYKKIKPSTLNISNISYKQALAIGFIQTLAFIPGVSRSGATIVGAMLLGIERKAAVEFSFLLAIPTILAAGSYALLKDHSAITGPNLLPMAVSFLTALIFAIISVKTFLRFISSNNLKPFGFYRIIVGVLYSVFR, translated from the coding sequence ATGAATCTAATCCATGCTATCATACTGGGCATTGTCGAAGGCGTGCTAGAATTTCTACCGGTTTCTGCTGCTGGAAACCTTACTCTTGTTGGAAGACTCTTATCAATTCCCTCGTCTGATTTTATAAAGATTTATGAAATAATTATGCAGCTTGGCGCAGTCATTGCAGTATTGATTCTATATGCAAAAAGACTTTTGGTAGATCACGAAACTATAAAAAAGATAATAGTAGCTTTTATACCTACGGGGATCATCGGGCTACTCGTTTATAAATTAGTTAAAAACTTTCTTTTATACAACGATACTATAACAGTATTTTCATTAATTGTCGGCGGCATAATCATACTTCTCGTTGAATATAAGAAAATTAAGCCTTCTACATTAAATATTTCAAACATCAGCTACAAACAGGCCCTAGCAATTGGGTTTATCCAAACCCTTGCATTCATACCAGGAGTATCACGTTCAGGAGCCACAATTGTTGGTGCAATGCTACTGGGTATTGAAAGAAAGGCTGCTGTAGAGTTTTCTTTTTTGCTTGCTATTCCTACAATTTTGGCAGCTGGATCATATGCACTTTTAAAAGACCACTCAGCAATTACAGGACCTAATCTTTTGCCAATGGCAGTGAGCTTTTTGACTGCACTCATATTTGCAATAATATCAGTAAAGACTTTTTTGAGATTTATATCTTCAAACAATCTAAAACCATTTGGTTTTTACAGAATAATAGTAGGGGTACTCTACTCAGTCTTTAGATAA
- a CDS encoding glycosyltransferase family 2 protein: MNRETTLAIVIPVYNEGNNILKTLREINDKIRSYNKIYIIYDFDEDTTLKALESVSLNDYKVSLLKNKYGKGALNAIKTGIEESTEDAVLVVMADLSDDLSVADRMFDLIKDGYDVVCGSRYMKGGAQFGGPKLKGLLSRLAGISLHYLTGIPTHDVTNSFKMYSRNALKKINIESTGGFEIGMEITVKTFLSGGKITEVPSTWKDRSEGKSNFKLFRWLPKYIKWYLYAVLKRYF, encoded by the coding sequence TTGAACCGTGAAACAACTTTAGCAATTGTAATTCCTGTCTACAACGAAGGAAATAACATCCTAAAAACCTTAAGAGAAATAAATGACAAGATAAGGTCCTACAACAAAATCTACATAATATATGACTTTGATGAGGATACCACTTTAAAGGCACTAGAAAGCGTTAGCTTAAATGATTACAAAGTATCTCTCTTGAAAAATAAATATGGCAAAGGTGCTCTAAATGCTATAAAGACAGGCATAGAGGAATCTACTGAAGATGCGGTGCTTGTAGTGATGGCTGATCTATCTGATGACCTATCTGTAGCAGACAGGATGTTTGACTTGATAAAAGATGGATACGATGTGGTCTGTGGTTCAAGGTATATGAAGGGCGGTGCTCAATTTGGCGGACCAAAGCTTAAAGGCCTTCTTTCCAGATTGGCAGGCATCAGCCTTCACTACCTTACAGGCATACCTACCCACGACGTAACAAATAGCTTCAAGATGTACAGCAGGAACGCTCTAAAAAAGATAAATATAGAGAGTACTGGCGGCTTTGAGATAGGCATGGAGATAACTGTGAAGACATTCCTAAGCGGTGGCAAAATAACTGAAGTACCTTCTACCTGGAAAGACAGGTCTGAGGGCAAATCTAACTTTAAGCTTTTTAGATGGCTTCCAAAATATATTAAGTGGTATTTATATGCAGTACTTAAGAGATATTTTTAA
- the chrA gene encoding chromate efflux transporter → MFKTFLYLGLTAFGGLLMIVNINKKIVKEKQWFSDKEFMEGLALCQTIPGATIIQLCSYIGLKLCGIPGAAVSLIGFMTPSFLFIIFFSYFYVVTKDSNFTKEIFMNLQTVIVALMIQATFVISKMNIKSTRSLFVAVIGTVLFWLKFSSFLTIFVSAIIGFFLFNDIKENSKKESFSEKKYLLFKNLKSALIMFLVLISVLLFSSFYDENLYNLSSTFAKISIVSFGSGYSGTSLMFKEIVEKYHMISPQTFLDGMIFGRVTPGPGMVSVFIGFVKFGMLGAVVAMTSIYLPALIVLVTVEPIFSRLKNFWIFQRLILSILSSFVGLLINVTFTFATLINWDIKQLVILMLSFTALTLKVSPLWVILVTAIVSIVLNVFMIIHI, encoded by the coding sequence ATATTTAAGACTTTCTTGTATCTTGGGTTGACTGCATTTGGTGGTTTATTGATGATTGTAAATATAAATAAAAAGATTGTTAAAGAAAAACAGTGGTTTAGCGATAAAGAATTTATGGAAGGACTTGCTCTTTGTCAAACTATTCCTGGTGCTACTATAATTCAGCTTTGTAGTTATATTGGGCTAAAATTGTGCGGTATTCCCGGCGCAGCTGTAAGTCTTATTGGTTTTATGACGCCTTCATTTTTGTTTATTATCTTTTTTTCTTATTTTTATGTTGTTACAAAGGATTCAAATTTTACAAAGGAAATTTTTATGAATCTTCAAACTGTAATAGTAGCATTGATGATTCAAGCTACGTTTGTTATATCAAAGATGAATATCAAAAGCACTAGGTCTCTTTTTGTAGCTGTCATTGGAACTGTGCTGTTTTGGTTGAAATTTAGCTCATTTTTGACAATTTTTGTATCTGCCATTATAGGCTTTTTTCTCTTCAATGACATAAAAGAAAATTCAAAAAAAGAGAGTTTTTCAGAAAAAAAATATTTATTATTTAAAAATCTGAAATCAGCTTTAATTATGTTCTTGGTTTTAATTTCAGTGTTACTATTTTCCTCCTTCTACGACGAAAATCTTTATAATTTATCTTCTACATTTGCCAAAATAAGCATAGTATCTTTTGGAAGCGGTTATTCTGGAACTTCATTGATGTTTAAAGAAATAGTAGAAAAATATCACATGATATCTCCTCAAACATTTTTAGACGGTATGATATTTGGTAGGGTTACTCCTGGCCCTGGAATGGTTTCTGTGTTTATAGGCTTTGTAAAATTTGGCATGTTAGGAGCAGTAGTTGCAATGACGAGCATCTACTTGCCTGCTTTAATTGTTCTCGTTACTGTTGAGCCTATATTCAGCAGATTAAAAAATTTTTGGATATTTCAAAGGCTTATTTTGAGTATATTGAGCTCTTTTGTTGGCTTATTAATAAACGTTACTTTTACATTTGCGACCTTAATTAACTGGGATATTAAGCAGCTTGTTATATTAATGCTTTCCTTTACAGCGCTGACACTTAAGGTTAGCCCTTTGTGGGTAATTCTTGTTACTGCAATTGTTAGTATCGTGTTAAATGTTTTTATGATAATTCATATTTAG
- a CDS encoding glycosyltransferase family 9 protein, translated as MDKFIARKITYLNPTSKMTPIKRFVDFFGYRFFCKNKDNLDNLDINNFRSICIVQMGHIGDFLLSTPMISEIRKNFNGKIVLAINKNTLELASNLKGTDEVIILEHPRKIYSRSNNNSILSAIKSFSKIDVDIVLEVRGDINIIPFISLFSKYKYLVGFNVGGAGFLLDKVLEYPYGEHITETYNKFLNFFKIKIPEVKKLDSYYDLKAPNPIKEDKYIVIAVGQTGARSKDWDINNFIKLINMFLNERYTVVLVGKITPDESKEYNRLDNKKLINLTNKTSLMELFSIIKSANLFIGLDSGPTHAAAMLGVRTLALYSGVVDFNVFRPIEFFGNVSIIKIDVECEKCYKTNCENNICMKMITPEMVFDRSIELIRGRLSNE; from the coding sequence ATGGATAAATTCATAGCAAGAAAAATCACATATCTAAACCCCACTTCTAAAATGACTCCTATAAAAAGATTTGTTGATTTTTTTGGGTATAGATTTTTTTGTAAAAACAAAGACAATCTTGATAATCTGGATATTAATAACTTTAGGTCTATCTGTATTGTTCAAATGGGACACATTGGTGACTTTTTGCTAAGTACGCCAATGATCAGCGAGATTAGAAAAAATTTTAATGGTAAGATTGTTCTTGCTATTAACAAGAATACCCTTGAGCTTGCGTCAAATTTAAAAGGAACAGATGAAGTAATCATTTTAGAACATCCAAGAAAAATTTATTCAAGGTCAAATAATAACTCTATTCTTTCTGCTATAAAATCATTTTCAAAAATAGATGTTGATATAGTTCTTGAGGTAAGAGGAGACATAAATATTATCCCGTTTATAAGCCTTTTTTCAAAATACAAATACTTAGTAGGTTTCAATGTGGGCGGCGCAGGATTTTTGCTTGACAAAGTGCTCGAATATCCTTATGGAGAACATATTACCGAGACCTACAACAAGTTTTTAAACTTTTTCAAAATTAAAATTCCTGAAGTTAAAAAGTTAGATAGCTATTATGATTTGAAAGCTCCCAATCCTATTAAAGAAGATAAATATATAGTAATTGCTGTGGGTCAAACTGGTGCTCGCTCTAAAGATTGGGATATTAACAATTTCATAAAGCTAATTAATATGTTTTTAAATGAAAGATATACTGTCGTATTAGTTGGCAAAATTACGCCAGATGAATCAAAAGAGTATAATAGGCTTGACAATAAAAAACTTATAAATCTAACAAATAAAACTTCTTTGATGGAACTCTTTTCTATAATAAAAAGTGCAAACTTGTTTATAGGTTTGGATAGCGGTCCCACTCATGCTGCTGCAATGTTAGGCGTAAGAACTCTTGCACTATATAGTGGAGTGGTTGATTTTAATGTATTTAGGCCAATTGAATTTTTTGGAAATGTTAGTATTATTAAGATCGACGTAGAATGTGAGAAATGCTATAAAACTAATTGTGAAAACAATATTTGTATGAAGATGATAACGCCTGAAATGGTCTTCGATAGATCGATAGAATTAATCAGAGGAAGATTATCTAATGAATAA
- a CDS encoding glycosyltransferase produces MLSVIIPTYNAEKYLERFFQSLIENLKKCDVKSEIIVIDSSSTDNTVKLAKEFKALVYVIPKKEFDHGGTRSYAAKIAAGDILIFFTQDALLFDELSLSNLISHFQDRDVGAVYGRQICYKNTNPFGRHLRLFNYPEEFLVKEYKDKSKYGIKTAFMSNSFCGYRKTALDKIGYFKESLIMGEDTYAGALLLKAGYKIVYEPKAIVFHSHNYTVFEEFRRYFDIGVFHNSERWLLEEFGSAQGEGKRYIKSELNFLIKNRLYKYLPEYIVRNLLKYTGYKLGINYKILPKFLIKKFSMHKGWWNKKDE; encoded by the coding sequence ATGCTAAGCGTGATCATTCCGACATATAATGCTGAAAAGTATCTGGAAAGATTTTTTCAGAGTTTAATTGAAAATCTAAAAAAATGTGATGTGAAATCAGAAATTATAGTAATTGATTCTTCTTCCACTGACAATACTGTTAAGTTAGCTAAAGAATTTAAGGCTTTAGTTTATGTAATTCCAAAAAAAGAATTTGATCATGGCGGCACGCGTTCATATGCAGCCAAAATAGCGGCTGGCGATATTTTAATATTTTTTACACAGGACGCTCTGTTGTTTGATGAGCTTTCACTATCTAACTTGATATCGCATTTCCAAGATAGAGATGTTGGCGCTGTTTATGGCAGGCAAATCTGCTATAAAAACACCAACCCTTTTGGAAGACATCTAAGATTATTTAACTATCCTGAAGAGTTTTTAGTTAAGGAATATAAAGACAAGTCTAAATACGGCATAAAAACAGCTTTTATGTCTAATTCTTTTTGTGGATATAGAAAGACTGCTCTTGATAAGATAGGCTATTTCAAAGAAAGCCTTATAATGGGAGAGGATACCTACGCTGGCGCACTGCTTTTGAAGGCTGGGTATAAGATAGTTTATGAGCCAAAGGCAATAGTGTTTCACTCCCATAACTACACTGTATTTGAAGAGTTTAGAAGATATTTCGATATCGGTGTCTTTCACAATTCTGAAAGGTGGCTTTTGGAAGAGTTTGGCAGCGCGCAGGGAGAGGGCAAAAGATATATAAAGTCAGAGCTAAATTTCTTAATCAAAAATAGGCTATATAAATACTTGCCTGAATATATTGTAAGAAATCTTTTAAAGTATACTGGTTATAAGCTTGGCATTAACTATAAGATATTGCCAAAATTTCTAATTAAGAAATTCAGCATGCACAAGGGTTGGTGGAATAAAAAAGATGAATAA
- a CDS encoding NAD-dependent epimerase/dehydratase family protein encodes MKILVTGSAGFVGGYLVEELLNNGHEVVGIDNFSKYGELSKSYDNNPNYRFVQGDVKDTELLKDLISDCDQVVAGAAMIGGISYFHKFAYDLLAENERIIASTFDAAIWAFRNKKLKKINVLSSSMVFENTSIFPTPEGEERRCPPPSSTYGFQKLACEYFAQGAWEQYRLPYTIIRPFNCIGIGERRALSDESIMSGNVKLAMSHVVPDLVQKVLKGQDPLHILGSGNQLRHYTYGGDLARGIRYCIENENAINEDFNISTSKAHTVLELAQIIWKKVYGDSKPFRYVSDEPFPYDVQKRSPDVSKAKRLLNFEAKVTLEDALDEIIPWIKKQIELGKI; translated from the coding sequence ATGAAGATACTTGTAACTGGTTCTGCTGGTTTTGTAGGAGGATACCTTGTAGAAGAGCTCTTGAACAACGGTCATGAGGTAGTAGGAATAGACAACTTTTCTAAGTACGGGGAGTTGTCAAAAAGCTATGATAACAATCCTAATTATAGGTTTGTGCAAGGAGACGTAAAGGACACTGAGCTCTTAAAGGATCTAATCTCTGACTGCGATCAAGTAGTAGCAGGAGCTGCCATGATAGGCGGCATATCATATTTTCACAAGTTTGCATACGATCTCTTGGCTGAAAACGAAAGAATAATAGCATCTACCTTTGACGCTGCAATCTGGGCATTTAGGAACAAGAAGTTAAAGAAGATAAACGTTCTTTCATCCTCTATGGTATTTGAAAACACGTCAATCTTTCCTACTCCTGAAGGAGAAGAGAGAAGATGCCCCCCTCCATCCTCTACCTACGGCTTTCAAAAGCTTGCCTGCGAATACTTTGCTCAGGGTGCATGGGAGCAATACAGATTGCCATATACCATCATCAGGCCATTTAACTGTATTGGAATAGGGGAAAGAAGAGCCCTTTCTGATGAGAGCATTATGTCTGGCAACGTAAAGCTTGCTATGAGCCACGTAGTGCCAGATCTGGTTCAAAAGGTCCTAAAGGGTCAAGATCCTCTTCACATACTGGGTTCTGGCAACCAACTAAGACATTATACCTATGGAGGAGACCTTGCAAGGGGCATTAGATACTGTATTGAAAACGAAAATGCTATAAACGAGGACTTTAACATATCTACCTCCAAAGCTCATACTGTCCTTGAACTAGCTCAGATTATCTGGAAAAAGGTTTACGGCGACTCAAAGCCTTTCAGATACGTATCTGACGAACCCTTCCCATACGACGTTCAAAAGAGATCCCCTGACGTATCCAAAGCAAAGAGACTTCTAAACTTTGAGGCAAAAGTTACTTTAGAAGATGCATTAGACGAGATAATCCCATGGATAAAAAAACAAATTGAGCTAGGTAAGATTTAA
- a CDS encoding nucleotide sugar dehydrogenase has product MSFKYDVCIVGGLGHVGLPLGLSFANKNLKTILYDINKDAIELVKNKVMPFMEQGAEEMLKNTLDKTLFVTDERDVIKDSKFIVIVIGTPVDEHLSPNFVLFRDFLSRFINLFSDDQHIILRSTVYPGTTEKIVDYLRRNNLKTRVSFCPERIAQGYAIAEISNLPQIISSDDEESFSEAEKLFKTITSEVIRLSFMEAELAKLFTNVYRYIKFSIANQFYQIALQNNLDFYKIYDAIVYNYPRAKDFPKAGFTAGPCLFKDTMQLAAFSKNNFFLGHAAMLVNEGLPYFLVEQLKQRVSLDNKVVGILGMAFKPDCDDKRESLAYKLKHILEFENCTLFCSDPYIKDPRFLPEDELIEKCDIIFIGCPHSRYSSLNIPSEKILIDPWRSKQK; this is encoded by the coding sequence TTGAGCTTTAAGTATGACGTATGTATAGTTGGCGGTTTAGGTCATGTGGGACTACCACTTGGTCTATCCTTTGCAAACAAAAATCTAAAAACTATCCTGTATGACATAAATAAGGATGCAATAGAACTGGTAAAGAATAAAGTAATGCCCTTTATGGAACAGGGCGCTGAAGAGATGCTAAAAAATACTCTTGATAAAACCCTTTTCGTTACTGACGAAAGAGATGTAATTAAGGATTCAAAGTTCATCGTCATAGTAATAGGAACCCCAGTAGATGAGCACCTGTCCCCTAACTTTGTCTTATTTAGAGACTTTCTATCACGATTTATAAATCTATTTTCAGATGACCAGCATATAATCTTGAGAAGCACGGTATATCCTGGCACTACTGAAAAGATTGTTGATTACCTTAGAAGAAACAATCTGAAGACAAGGGTATCCTTTTGTCCTGAAAGAATTGCCCAGGGCTATGCTATAGCTGAAATATCTAATCTTCCTCAGATAATCTCATCTGATGACGAAGAATCTTTTTCTGAAGCTGAAAAGCTATTTAAGACTATTACGTCAGAAGTAATAAGGCTCTCCTTTATGGAAGCAGAATTAGCAAAGCTCTTTACAAACGTCTACAGGTATATAAAGTTCTCTATTGCAAATCAGTTCTATCAGATTGCCCTTCAAAACAATCTTGACTTTTACAAGATATATGACGCTATTGTATATAACTATCCCAGAGCAAAGGACTTTCCTAAGGCAGGCTTTACAGCAGGGCCATGTCTTTTCAAGGATACAATGCAGCTTGCTGCCTTTAGCAAAAACAACTTCTTCTTAGGTCATGCTGCTATGCTTGTAAATGAAGGGCTGCCTTACTTTCTTGTTGAGCAGCTAAAGCAAAGAGTATCTCTTGATAACAAAGTAGTAGGCATTCTTGGCATGGCATTTAAGCCAGATTGCGATGACAAGAGAGAGTCTCTTGCGTACAAGTTAAAACACATCTTAGAATTTGAAAACTGCACGCTCTTTTGCTCAGACCCATACATAAAAGATCCTAGGTTTTTGCCTGAAGATGAACTAATAGAGAAATGCGACATCATATTCATAGGCTGTCCACACAGCAGATACTCTAGCCTAAATATACCTAGTGAAAAGATATTAATTGATCCATGGCGCAGCAAACAAAAATAA